Proteins co-encoded in one Gouania willdenowi chromosome 1, fGouWil2.1, whole genome shotgun sequence genomic window:
- the LOC114468541 gene encoding small integral membrane protein 26-like, producing the protein MQVKDVLKWRTRLSAVYALGVWTMIVSYGIFKYTGCLEDTSGKEKQAVKEEEENPYQVTFNTAHSRNIIIYKKDFVPYTTRIYNFVKSFNGDASAAKDSGNESSDP; encoded by the exons ATGCAGGTTAAAGACGTGCTGAAGTGGAGAACGAGACTATCCGCTGTGTACGCGCTCGGTGTCTGGACCATGATCGTTTCATATGGTATCTTTAAATACACCGGTTGCTTAGAGGACACATCAG GGAAAGAGAAACAAGcagttaaagaagaagaagagaatcCATACCAGGTGACGTTTAACACGGCTCATTCTAGAAACATCATCATCTACAAGAAAGACTTTGTGCCGTACACGACCAGGATCTACAACTTCGTCAAGTCCTTCAATGGCGACGCGTCCGCTGCAAAGGATTCTGGGAATGAGTCCAGTGACCCATAG